The genomic DNA GCCACGAATGGCCTGCGGGCTTCGTTCCCGTTCACCTTCGTGGCTTTTGTTAAGCTATTTTAGGGACTTAAATTGTAAAGACTCTATCCCGCGCCTTCATGACGCAATTGCTATTTTTGATTAAAATAAATAGGGCCAGGTTGTCAATAGATAAGATAACAAGCAGAAGAAAATCGGGGCTGTCCTCAACGGATGATACAGTTCTGAACAAACGGTTCCACCATGGATTTCAGATCTTGGAGCTCGCAATCCGTATACGTGTTATCGTTGTTTTTAAAGAATTCAGGGGACAACACCTTTGTCTGGTGAAAACGCTGCAGTGCATACATCATTGCCCCTTTAATCATCCAGGCGATATTGTATATCTTAGCCTTGTCTATAAAAGGTTTAACACAGGTTGTTCGGAATTCATAGGCAGGTGCCTGTTCCATAATTATTTTGATGCTCTTGGAAATAGTACGGGAAGCAAATTCCCTTCCTGTAAACACTTGGTAACCTGACAGATCCGCCTTGATGTCCATTGCCACATAATCAACC from Deltaproteobacteria bacterium includes the following:
- a CDS encoding anaerobic ribonucleoside-triphosphate reductase activating protein, which gives rise to NNIILNFLKQRQGLLDGVVISGGEPTLQPGLFAFCQKLKELGYAVKLDTNGTRPEVIEKLLKAKLVDYVAMDIKADLSGYQVFTGREFASRTISKSIKIIMEQAPAYEFRTTCVKPFIDKAKIYNIAWMIKGAMMYALQRFHQTKVLSPEFFKNNDNTYTDCELQDLKSMVEPFVQNCIIR